In the genome of Monodelphis domestica isolate mMonDom1 chromosome 2, mMonDom1.pri, whole genome shotgun sequence, one region contains:
- the LOC103097153 gene encoding translation initiation factor IF-2-like encodes MSELQEEVGWLDQGFSRPKPSRRERRRRRRQEAEAEAEAEAEAEAEAETEAEHEAEPEAEVEAEADAEAEVEVEAEAEVEVEVEAEAEAGAQAPAQGEAEAEAEAEAKDYEPRSTLFRKREATASLCLPIDKNLVGALIGYRGSTVRAIEQLTSTHISIKERGDQQSVCIYGSYEACGRGLDVVECVLGWYQPAEK; translated from the exons ATGAGTGAACTTCAGGAAGAAGTAGGATGGCTCGATCAAGGATTCAGCCGCCCCAAGCCTTCCAGGAGAGaacgccgccgccgccgccgccaagaggcagaggcagaggcagaggcagaggcagaggcagaggcagaggctgaGACTGAGGCTGAACATGAGGCTGAACCAGAGGCTGAGGTAGAGGCAGAGGCAGATGCAGAGGCAGAGGTAGAGgtagaggcagaggcagaggtaGAGGTAGAGGTAGAGGCAGAGGCGGAGGCTGGGGCACAGGCACCAGCACAAGGAGAGGCAGAAGCGGAGGCCGAGGCCGAAGCGAAAGACTACGAGCCCAGAAGCACCCTATTTAGAAAGAGAGAGGCAACGGCATCGCTTTGTTTGCCAATTGACAAAAATCTCGTGGGCGCCCTGATTG GCTATAGGGGCTCTACCGTGAGAGCGATCGAGCAACTAACCAGCACGCACATCAGtatcaaagaaagaggagatCAGCAGTCTGTCTGCATTTATGGATCCTATGAAGCCTGCGGAAGAGGACTAGATGTAGTCGAATGTGTCCTCGGTTGGTACCAGCCAGCAGAGAAATAG